The following coding sequences are from one Culex quinquefasciatus strain JHB chromosome 1, VPISU_Cqui_1.0_pri_paternal, whole genome shotgun sequence window:
- the LOC6047470 gene encoding stearoyl-CoA desaturase 5 gives MTVASVSKMAPGRDISPGASVQGKDKSSTKEIITDTNNNAVSMGDDKSISDRELDAYMERYNRWQQSAAGKWAQDKLADWTGLKFDNEIKWKNVFLLGTLHLVTAALFFVYVWEATPVTYLWCFFVGGCAGFGVTAGAHRLWTHRAYKANLPLRVILMCCFCMSGQNTLYDWIRDHRIHHKYSETDADPHNSNRGFFFAHVGWLLLRKHPECIKKGRLIDMSDIMADPVVRFQEKYFPLLKTLFTYVIPSVIPWYFFGQDFMLSFLSNCLLRNVLTLNFTWLVNSAAHMYGSKPYDNRIQPVENKWVSMVAMGEGWHNYHHVFPWDYKAAELGDYKVNVSTFWIDLFAKIGWAWDLKEPSKELVKRTIAKYGDGTHINGKIEHLAEVPYPDTQKTQ, from the exons ATGACGGTGGCAAGTGTTTCGAAGATGGCCCCGGGACGGGATATCTCCCCGGGAGCCTCGGTCCAGGGCAAGGACAAAAGCTCCACCAAGGAGATCATTACCGATACCAACAACAATGCCGTCTCGATGGGCGACGACAAGTCCATCAGCGACCGCGAGCTGGACGCGTACATGGAGCGGTACAACCGGTGGCAACAGTCCGCGGCCGGAAAGTGGGCCCAGGACAAGCTGGCCGATTGGACCGGGCTAAAGTTCGATAATGAAATCAAGTGGAAGAATGTGTTCCTTCTCGGAACGTTGCACCTGGTGACAGCGGCGTTGTTTTTCGTGTACGTCTGGGAAGCCACGCCGGTTACCTATCTTTGGT GTTTTTTCGTCGGAGGCTGTGCCGGTTTCGGGGTGACCGCCGGTGCCCACCGGCTGTGGACTCACCGGGCTTACAAGGCAAATCTACCCCTGCGCGTTATCCTTATGTGCTGCTTCTGCATGTCCGGTCAGAACACCTTGTACGACTGGATCCGTGACCATCGCATCCACCACAAGTACTCCGAAACGGACGCCGACCCGCACAACTCGAACCGGGGCTTCTTCTTCGCCCACGTCGGTTGGCTGTTGCTGAGGAAGCATCCGGAGTGCATCAAGAAGGGTCGGTTGATCGACATGTCGGACATTATGGCCGACCCTGTCGTCCGATTCCAGGAGAAGTACTTCCCCCTGCTGAAGACGCTCTTCACCTACGTCATTCCCTCGGTTATCCCGTGGTACTTCTTCGGCCAGGACTTCATGCTGTCCTTCCTGTCCAACTGTCTGCTCCGAAACGTGCTGACCCTTAACTTCACCTGGTTGGTCAACAGTGCCGCCCACATGTACGGCAGCAAACCGTACGACAA TCGCATCCAACCCGTCGAGAACAAGTGGGTATCGATGGTAGCCATGGGTGAGGGCTGGCACAACTATCACCACGTGTTCCCGTGGGACTACAAAGCGGCTGAGCTGGGAGACTACAAGGTCAACGTTTCCACCTTCTGGATCGACCTGTTTGCCAAAATTGGCTGGGCGTGGGATCTCAAGGAACCCTCCAAAGAACTGGTGAAACGAACGATCGCTAAATACG GTGATGGAACTCACATCAACGGCAAGATCGAACACCTTGCGGAGGTTCCCTATCCGGATACGCAAAAGACGCAGTAA
- the LOC6047471 gene encoding stearoyl-CoA desaturase 5, whose protein sequence is MPINSWRVVVNSDQWQVKMTVESNLRFLGVRDQNQNMKKSPATTNGEIKMDKAILNDPNNNETILGDDANITEKQVDEYIEHYNKWKQSELGHRLTAILRDKFGYTFDAEIKWNNVFMIGIFHVIAIAAFCKYVFNATIVTYVWGFFIGGCAGFGVTGGVHRLWCHRAYKAKLPLRIILACCYSIAGQNTIYDWVRDHRIHHKYSETNGDPHNSNRGFLYAHVGWLMLRKHPECIKKGRLIDMSDIEADPVVQFHHKHFVLMKILFCFFLPTFIPWYFLGEDFWLAFLSQCFVRYVLSLNFTWLVNSAAHIFGNRPYNENIQPVENKLVSVVAMGEGWHNYHHVFPWDYKAAELGKYSVNVTTFWLDFFAKIGWAYDLKEPSKNLVRRTIMRFGDGTHPMSPIEDLEEVPYPEDEADEHRAR, encoded by the exons ATGCCGATCAACTCCTGGCGGGTAGTGGTCAATTCCGATCAGTGGCAAGTGAAAATGACGGTCGAGTCGAACCTGCGCTTCCTCGGCGTTCGCGACCAGAACCAAAACATGAAGAAATCACCGGCAACGACCAACGGCGAGATCAAGATGGACAAAGCCATCCTGAACGACCCGAACAACAACGAGACGATCCTGGGGGATGACGCCAACATCACCGAAAAGCAGGTGGACGAGTACATCGAGCATTACAACAAGTGGAAGCAGTCGGAGCTCGGCCATCGGCTGACCGCCATCCTGCGGGACAAGTTCGGCTACACCTTCGACGCAGAAATCAAATGGAACAACGTGTTCATGATTGGAATATTTCATGTGATCGCGATCGCGGCCTTCTGCAAATACGTCTTCAACGCAACCATCGTTACGTATGTTTGGG GTTTCTTCATTGGAGGTTGTGCCGGGTTTGGGGTGACGGGAGGTGTCCACAGACTCTGGTGCCATCGAGCTTACAAAGCAAAGCTGCCGCTACGGATCATCCTGGCGTGCTGTTACTCGATCGCCGGCCAGAACACCATCTACGACTGGGTGCGCGATCACCGGATCCACCACAAGTACTCGGAAACGAACGGCGACCCGCACAACTCAAACCGGGGCTTCCTGTACGCCCACGTGGGTTGGCTGATGCTGCGAAAACACCCGGAGTGCATCAAGAAGGGTCGCTTGATCGACATGTCGGACATCGAGGCCGATCCGGTGGTGCAGTTCCATCACAA ACACTTCGTCCTGATGAAGATCCTGTTCTGCTTCTTCCTGCCGACGTTCATCCCGTGGTACTTCCTGGGCGAGGATTTCTGGCTCGCTTTCCTGAGCCAGTGCTTCGTGCGGTACGTGCTGTCCCTGAACTTCACGTGGCTAGTCAACAGCGCCGCCCACATCTTCGGCAACCGGCCGTACAACGA GAACATTCAACCCGTCGAGAACAAGCTGGTCTCGGTGGTGGCCATGGGCGAAGGTTGGCACAACTATCACCACGTATTTCCCTGGGACTACAAGGCGGCCGAGCTGGGCAAGTACTCCGTCAACGTGACCACATTCTGGCTGGACTTTTTCGCCAAGATTGGCTGGGCGTACGACCTGAAGGAACCGTCGAAGAACCTTGTCCGGAGAACGATCATGCGCTTTG GTGACGGAACGCATCCCATGAGCCCAATTGAGGACCTAGAGGAGGTCCCATACCCGGAGGACGAAGCCGATGAACATCGGGCTCGCTAA